In the Hylaeus volcanicus isolate JK05 chromosome 1, UHH_iyHylVolc1.0_haploid, whole genome shotgun sequence genome, one interval contains:
- the LOC128877636 gene encoding serine/threonine-protein kinase ATR-like has product MNEEFACAILFEHVRAFQMQKSSQSMDCFSLAIQEILKAYDISPEGKNSELWDNLPLTTRQIISPFLTSHYKIAAVSNDKKFPHPIYGSEAGSSVENWAYNWLCSMFNDIYDERLNSVLRACKLALKRDIKILTFCLLHVVSYIVTNATDKEHTRIREEMLTIIDVKKKPTLDPELSRHRPLRHGHSVKADDTRISEETRRTRCAQIVFSVLDHLQRWLWEQRLNRNHKYEAVKNFCEKLNSLVVAEGCYQSREYHRALMYLEQHMASSNKGLSEALEGGLLAKIYAQLDEPDGISGILATQDHTPTVQQLVLAHEVNGQLQDAATCYERLAQKKTLKHTYLQGMIQCYLGLDQPFTAKHITEGVLSSRPELEPLMIEHEPFWRLAHFTRLDDTSQKNIKHTLLEDLKKGVKPDLLSLKKNLVSLLEDASRPGAYQQCYSYIMKLHILNEFDKAVSTMLTNIEQLPMIFEEWEKRGQLVRASRGVEFVFSMRRATLDLAVQLQKEINNKENSILKQEIGKIWLKSAKIARKRGLHQQSYMYILSASDSCPPQQLYIEQAQLYWQKGCQEDAFTTLKRCFSSCFQPSAYYKTLASTERIEERKQCAKAKLLYAKYNDETVNVDTDANIINYKEAIEVWREWEKSLLFCAQYYESVINRMTDDEKDSRGRDLQVHAMNFYGKSLQYGCKYIHQSMPRMLTIWLDFASRMTSRTVQYGNREVEKLRRDALLKMTKIMEVYQERLPIFMWLTAFSQLISRICHPSTEVQNTLCTIVVKLIYAYPQHCLWMMASVINSSYPARQRRCQEILNNSKFKTAEMTKLIKDFHTLWERLIELSNKTIPDGVMSTTVNQLSQNLPRLLSHRDFSQIMMPTTKFRQFHLPSKGVSLENHNPFSSNWIHIAGIEGSVAIMPSLQRPRRIALKGSDGRQYLFMCKPKDDLRRDFRLMEFNDIVNKYLQNDPESRQRRLYIRTYSVVPLNEECGLIEWVPNLVGFRPVIINLYKERGIAITNRELKSMLCALKDPLEKKRKVFLEQLLPRHPSVLGDWFRLTFPDPYGWYEARTAYIRTTAVMSMVGYILGLGDRHGENILYDSKCGDSVHVDFNCLFNRGEDFDWPERVPFRLTHNMVDAMGPLKIEGPFRRACEITMRVLRQQCSTLLSVLTPFVYDPLVSWNKNHTGEGGEKTNEKAVVHIKNIEQRLKGLIRSHGKKLENIALNLSVEGQTNHLILEATNIDNLCQMYFGWGAYM; this is encoded by the exons atGAACGAAGAATTCGCTTGTGCTATACTCTTTGAGCATGTGCGGGCATTTCAAATGCAAAAGAGCAGTCAGAGTATGGACTGTTTTTCACTTGCTATTCAA gaaattttaaaagcatATGATATTTCACCTGAAGGTAAAAATAGTGAACTGTGGGATAACCTACCTTTGACTACGAGACAAATTATCTCTCCCTTTTTAACTTCGCATTACAAAATAGCAGCTGTCAGCAATGATAAAAAGTTTCCACATCCTATTTAtgg TTCTGAAGCTGGTTCTTCCGTCGAAAATTGGGCTTACAATTGGCTTTGCAGTATGTTTAACGACATCTACGATGAAAGGCTCAATAGTGTATTACGTGCGTGTAAATTAGCACTTAAGcgagatataaaaatactcacattttgtttgttacatGTTGTGT CATACATAGTAACAAATGCCACAGACAAAGAACATACAAGAATACGAGAGGAAATGTTGACAATAATCGATGTTAAGAAGAAACCCACACTTGATCCTGAATTGTCGCGTCATCGACCGCTAAGACATGGGCATAGCGTAAAGGCAGACGATACAAGAATCTCTGAAGAAACTAGACGAACGCGTTGTGCACAg ATCGTATTTTCAGTATTAGATCATTTGCAAAGATGGCTTTGGGAACAACGATTAAATCGTAATCATAAGTATGAAGCAGTAAAAA ATTTCtgtgagaaattaaattcattggTAGTGGCTGAAGGTTGTTATCAATCTCGAGAATATCATAGGGCTCTAATGTATTTAGAGCAACATATGGCTTCCTCTAATAAAGGATTGTCAGAAGCACTGGAGGGTGGATTGCTAGCT AAAATATATGCGCAATTGGATGAGCCGGATGGTATATCAGGTATACTAGCTACTCAAGATCATACTCCTACGGTTCAGCAATTAGTTTTAGCTCATGAAGTCAATGGACAGCTTCAG gATGCAGCTACATGTTACGAAAGACTAGCAcagaaaaaaacattaaaacataCATATTTGCAAGGCATGATACAGTGTTACCTTGGTCTCGATCAGCCTTTCACAGCAAAACATATTACCGAAGGAGTTTTGAGCAGCag acCAGAGCTAGAACCATTAATGATCGAACATGAACCTTTTTGGAGATTGGCACATTTCACTAGACTTGATGATACTTcgcaaaaaaatataaagcatACTCTGCTCGAAGATTTAAAGAAAGGCGTGAAACCAGATTTACTATCATTAAAGAAAAACCTAGTATCGTTGCTAGAAGATGCTTCTCGCCCGGGAGCTTATCAACAATGTTACTCCTACATCATGAA ACTACACATATTAAATGAGTTCGACAAGGCAGTTTCTACCATGTTAACTAATATAGAGCAACTTCCAATGATATTTGAAGAGTGGGAAAAGCGTGGCCAACTCGTCAGAGCTTCGCGTGGAGTTGAATTTGTATTCAGTATGCGTAGAGCAACGTTAGATTTAGCAGTTCAATTACAGAAAGAAATcaacaataaagaaaattccatACTTAAACAAGAAATTGGCAAGATTTGGCTTAAAAGCGCCAAGATTGCGAGaaa gAGGGGATTGCATCAACAAtcgtacatgtatattttatcaGCCAGCGATTCTTGCCCACCGCAACAACTTTACATAGAACAAGCTCAGTTATACTGGCAGAAAGGATGCCAAGAAGATGCTTTTACAACATTAAAACGATGCTTTTCCAGTTGCTTTCAACCCTCTGCATATTACAAAACATTGGCATCGACAGAGCgtatagaagaaagaaaacaatgtgCAAAG gcaaaacttttgtatgcaaaatataatGATGAAACGGTTAATGTAGATACCGAtgctaatattataaattacaaggAAGCTATTGAAGTTTGGAGAGAATGGGAAAAAAGTTTACTTTTCTGTGCACAGTATTACGAATCTGTCATAAATAGAATGACTGACGATGAAAAAGATAGCAGAGGACG AGATTTACAAGTACACgctatgaatttttatgggAAGTCACTTCAATATGGTTGCAAATACATTCATCAGTCTATGCCAAGAATGTTGACTATATGGTTGGATTTTGCTTCTCGCATGACATCCCGAACTGTACAGTATGGTAATCGAGAAGTTGAAAAACTTCGACGAGatgcgttattaaaaatgacaaaaattatGG AAGTATATCAAGAAAGGCTACCAATATTTATGTGGCTGACAGCATTCAGCCAACTCATATCTAGAATATGCCATCCCTCTACGGAAGTGCAAAATACTCTTTGTACAATAGTAGTAAAGCTCATTTATGCATATCCCCAACATTGCTTATGGATGATGGCATCAGTTATCAAT tCTTCCTACCCTGCACGTCAAAGACGTTGTCAAGAAATACTCAATAACTCTAAATTTAAAACTGCTGAAATGACAAAACTTATTAAAGATTTCCACACATTATGGGAAAGACTAATCGAATTATCCAATAAAACAATTCCAGAT GGCGTCATGAGTACTACGGTAAATCAATTATCGCAAAACCTTCCCCGTTTACTTTCACATAGAGATTTTAGCCAAATTATGATGCCGACAACCAAGTTTAGACAATTTCATCTGCCCTCTAAGGGCGTATCATTGGAAAATCACAATCCATTTTCATC GAACTGGATTCATATAGCTGGAATAGAAGGGAGTGTAGCCATTATGCCATCTTTGCAAAGACCGCGACGTATTGCTTTAAAAGGGTCAGATGGTAGGCAATATCTTTTCATGTGCAAGCCAAAAGACGATTTACGAAGAGATTTTAGATTAATGGAATTCAACGATATTGTAAATAAGTATCTTCAAAATGATCCAGAATCGCGACAAAGAAGATTGTACATTCGAACATAC agCGTTGTACCCTTAAACGAAGAATGCGGTTTAATAGAATGGGTACCGAATCTAGTTGGGTTTAGACctgttataataaatttgtataaagaaagAGGTATTGCAATTACAAATAGAGAACTTAAGAGCATGTTGTGCG CGTTGAAAGATCCTCtggaaaaaaagaggaaggtATTCTTAGAGCAACTCTTACCGCGACATCCCTCAGTTCTTGGAGACTGGTTTCGCCTCACATTCCCCGATCCATATGGATG GTACGAAGCACGTACCGCGTACATTAGAACTACAGCAGTAATGTCCATGGTGGGCTATATTCTTGGCCTTGGAGATCGTCATGGGGAGAATATACTATATGACTCTAAATGCGGAGATTCTGTGCACGTGGATTTCAATTGTTTATTCAACAGG GGAGAAGACTTCGACTGGCCAGAACGTGTGCCATTTCGTTTAACACATAACATGGTAGATGCTATGGGaccgttaaaaattgaaggacCATTTAGACGTGCTTGTGAAATAACTATGAGGGTTCTTCGACAACAATGTAGCACTTTATTAAGTGTACTCACTCCATTTGTATACGATCCACTTGTAAGCTGGAATAAGAACCATACTGGCGAAGGAGgtgaaaaaacaaatgaaaag gcTGTAGtacatataaagaatatagaaCAACGGCTAAAAGGTTTAATACGATCTCATgggaaaaaattagaaaatattgcctTGAATCTTAGTGTCGAGGGACAAACTAACCATCTAATTCTAGAAGCAACAAACATAGATAATCTTTGCCAAATGTATTTTGGTTGGGGTGCATATATGTAA
- the LOC128877640 gene encoding actin-like protein 6B: MSGGMLYGGDEIGALVFDLGHHSLRVGYAQEDTPKAEIPAVVGVGEDGNCTATKTEPMDIDDKKPDNNITQSGTKYYIDTTILHVPRKNMEVVSYMKDGMIEDWDHFEKVLDYTYSKVIQSDAEYHPVLFSESPWNVRSKREKLTELMFEKYNVPAYFLVKNAVLAAFANGRATGIVVDSGATHTSAVPVQDGFVLTQAIVKSPLGGDYISMQCRQFLQDNDIDLSPSYMVGSKEVVKDHDKPRWVKKKGLPEVTKSWHNYMVKKLIQDFQATVLQVSETPYDEKIVSTIPAVQYEFPTGYHQDFGSERFRIPEALFDPSMVQMRGGMVGNTMLGVGHIVTTSVGMCDVDVRPALYGSVVVTGGNSFIQGFPERLNRDLSMRIPSSMRLKLISVNGCTERRFGAWIGGSILASIGTFQQMWISSQEYEESGKSQVERKCP, encoded by the exons ATGTCTGGTGGAATGCTTTATGGAGGTGATGAAATTGGAGCTTTAGTATTCGACTTAGGTCATCATTCTTTAAGAGTTGGTTACGCTCAAGAAGATACTCCAAAAGCTGAAATTCCAGCGGTTGTAGGTGTAGGAGAAGATGGCAATTGTACAGCAACAAAAACAGAACCTATGGACATTGATGACAAAAAGccagataataatattacccAGTCTGGAACCAAATATTATATCGACACTACTATACTACATGTTCCACGAAAGAATATGGAAGTTGTAAGTTATATGAAAGATGGTATGATCGAAGATTGGGATCATTTTGAAAAG GTTTTAGATTACACATATTCCAAAGTAATTCAATCTGATGCGGAGTATCACCCAGTATTATTTTCTGAATCACCATGGAATGTACGCagtaaaagagaaaaactaactgaattaatgtttgaaaagtaCAATGTGCCAgcttattttcttgttaaaaatGCAGTTCTTGCTGCATTTGCAAATGGTAGAGCAACTGGTATTGTTGTTGACAGTGGTGCAACGCATACATCTGCTGTGCCTGTTCAAGATGGCTTTGTATTGACGCAAGCAATAGTCAAATCTCCACTTGGAGGAGACTATATAAGTATGCAGTGTAGACAATTTCTCcag GACAACGACATTGATCTGTCTCCTTCGTACATGGTGGGTAGTAAAGAAGTTGTAAAAGATCACGATAAACCACGATgggtaaaaaagaaaggttTGCCTGAAGTTACTAAGTCCTGGCATAATTACATGGTAAAGAAACTCATCCAGGATTTTCAAGCTACAGTATTACAAGTATCTGAAACTCCATATGAtgaaaaaatagtttccacGATTCCTGCTGTACAGTATGAGTTTCCTACTGGATATCATCAG gATTTTGGAAGCGAAAGATTTCGAATACCAGAAGCACTCTTTGATCCTAGTATGGTACAAATGCGTGGTGGTATGGTTGGTAATACTATGTTGGGAGTAGGTCATATTGTAACAACTAGCGTAGGCATGTGCGACGTTGACGTTAGACCGGCTCTGTATGGAAGTGTTGTTGTTACTGGTGGCAATTCATTTATTCAG gGTTTCCCGGAGCGTTTGAATAGAGACCTCTCTATGAGAATACCATCTAGCATGAGATTGAAATTGATTAGCGTAAACGGATGCACCGAACGACGATTTGGAGCTTGGATCGGTGGGTCTATTTTGGCATCGATTGGTACTTTTCAACAAATGTGGATTTCAAGCCAAGAATACGAAGAAAGTGGGAAAAGTCAAGTAGAACGGAAATGTCCttga
- the LOC128877645 gene encoding odorant receptor 13a-like — protein sequence MNIENYIFINQLVLKFVGLYPINIVRYIVCISCIILIVIPLIAQIYINLENLNILLETSSVLLTISLSILKSLIWMFNRTNLEPFINFMLIDYWKIVRTDVFGHLHEYAIRAKNITKGYLFLIFNALLFFFSLPIIETLITTMQDSTNNLTKKSFPFVALYPLAFYNFPFYEIIYVSQILATTVCGLMILATDTLIATALLHTCGHFKILKENLKQLDSDIYCINSLKNNLKIKIQVVHVIKHHQVILWFCDNMEKNFHLILFLQTMASSLIICFVGFQVSVALMEKSKLIRYFSHFTMALFQLLLFCFPGDILISESSSLNRAVYSIQWYELPAFIKNEVCMFMLRSQKPSYVTAGKIYVMHLENFTSTLSTALSYFMMLRHFNSEP from the exons atgaatattgaaaattatatattcataaatcaGTTAGTGCTCAAGTTTGTTGGACTTTACCCGATAAATATTGTGAGATACATTGTATGCATTAGTTGTATTATACTTATCGTGATACCACTAATAgcacaaatttatataaatttggaaaatctcAATATTCTTCTGGAAACAAG ttcaGTTTTACTCACAATTTCACTTTCTATACTAAAATCATTAATTTGgatgtttaatcgaacaaatttggaaccttttataaatttcatgttaATAGATTATTGGAAAATAGTTAGAACTGATGTTTTTGGGCATTTACACGAGTATGCAAT ACGTGCTAAAAACATTACAAagggatatttatttttaatatttaatgcattactatttttctttagtttaCCCATTATTGAAACGCTTATTACTACAATGCAAGATTCgactaataatttaacaaagaaGAGTTTTCCATTTGTTGCATTGTATCCTTTAGCTTTCTATAATTTTCCCTTCTACGAG ATTATTTATGTATCTCAAATACTGGCAACGACTGTCTGTGGCCTGATGATACTTGCAACTGACACCCTAATTGCAACTGCTTTACTTCATACATGTGGgcatttcaaaattcttaaagaaaatttaaaacaactaGATTCCGACATTTATTGT aTAAATAGTTTGAAGAAcaacttgaaaataaagattcaAGTGGTGCATGTAATTAAACATCATCAAGTAATTCTTtg GTTTTGTGATAAtatggaaaagaattttcatttaatcctCTTTCTGCAAACTATGGCCAGCTCCCttataatttgtttcgtcGGATTTCAGGTTTCTGTA gcattaatggaaaaatctaaattaattagatacttttctcattttacgATGGCACTTTTTCAACTATTACTATTCTGTTTCCCTGGAGACATTTTAATCTCCGag AGTTCTAGTTTAAATAGAGCTGTATATTCTATACAGTGGTACGAATTGCCAGCTTTCATTAAGAATGAAGTGTGCATGTTCATGTTACGTTCTCAAAAACCTAGTTACGTTACCGCtggaaaaatatacgtaatgCATTTAGAAAACTTCACATcg ACACTTAGTACTGcactttcatattttatgaTGCTTCGACATTTCAATTCAGAACCTTGA